From Draconibacterium halophilum, one genomic window encodes:
- a CDS encoding RNA polymerase sigma factor, protein MNTLYKNIHQEMIDQCKEGNRKAQFQLYKLYYKAMFSVSVRIVNDQMEAEDVMQEAFLSAFNKIDTYKGEVSFGAWLKRIVVNRSLDYLKKRKVHFEEVNERTAQIAEYQMDTRELDAKVLKQAIQELSDGYRVVLSLYLIEGYDHDEISQILGISNSASRTQLLRAKNKLRDILKGKEIFSYN, encoded by the coding sequence TTGAATACACTTTATAAAAATATTCATCAGGAGATGATCGATCAGTGCAAGGAAGGAAACCGAAAGGCACAATTCCAACTGTACAAGCTTTATTACAAAGCCATGTTCAGCGTCAGTGTGCGAATCGTAAACGACCAGATGGAAGCCGAAGATGTTATGCAGGAAGCCTTTTTAAGTGCATTTAATAAGATCGACACCTATAAAGGCGAAGTAAGCTTCGGGGCATGGTTAAAGCGTATTGTTGTAAACCGTTCATTGGATTATTTAAAGAAACGAAAAGTACATTTCGAAGAGGTAAACGAACGTACTGCACAAATTGCCGAGTACCAAATGGATACACGCGAACTGGATGCAAAAGTTTTGAAACAGGCCATTCAGGAACTTTCTGACGGGTACCGTGTAGTGTTAAGTCTTTACCTGATTGAAGGGTACGACCACGACGAGATCAGCCAGATTTTGGGTATATCGAATTCAGCTTCGAGAACCCAGCTGCTGAGAGCAAAAAACAAGTTACGAGATATACTGAAAGGGAAGGAAATATTTTCATACAATTAA
- a CDS encoding tRNA/rRNA methyltransferase, whose product MEITFILVEPATPENVGASARALKTMGFSTLYLVNPCDHLSPPSRWLAHASNDILEKAKVFTTLQEALKGSELIIGTTAKKRSVKADYYALPELSGIITAKRNSIQNVAVVFGREESGLKNEELKLCDFVTTVPLQTTYPSLNLAQAVMLYAYELSKLNYAEKIVEQKNEESFTALKIKVNRLLVETGFKPESNIFPRFLERISFLTQDDIHLLHSFCNKILENKK is encoded by the coding sequence ATGGAAATAACATTTATCCTGGTTGAGCCGGCAACACCCGAAAATGTTGGTGCTTCTGCCCGCGCTTTAAAAACCATGGGTTTTAGCACGCTATACCTCGTTAATCCGTGCGATCATTTAAGTCCGCCTTCCAGATGGCTGGCACATGCTTCCAACGACATTCTTGAAAAAGCAAAAGTATTCACAACACTTCAGGAAGCTTTAAAAGGCAGCGAGCTGATAATTGGAACCACTGCCAAAAAACGATCGGTAAAAGCCGATTATTACGCGCTACCAGAACTGTCCGGGATTATCACTGCAAAAAGAAATTCCATTCAAAATGTTGCTGTAGTTTTTGGAAGAGAAGAGTCGGGGCTAAAAAATGAAGAACTAAAACTTTGCGACTTCGTTACTACAGTTCCGCTGCAAACGACGTACCCATCCTTAAATCTCGCACAAGCAGTTATGCTGTATGCTTACGAATTATCGAAATTAAATTATGCTGAAAAAATTGTGGAGCAAAAAAATGAAGAAAGTTTTACCGCGCTAAAAATAAAAGTCAACCGGCTTTTGGTTGAAACCGGCTTTAAACCAGAAAGTAATATCTTCCCGCGTTTCCTGGAGCGCATAAGCTTCTTAACACAGGATGATATTCATTTACTTCACTCTTTCTGCAATAAAATACTCGAAAACAAAAAATAA
- a CDS encoding BlaI/MecI/CopY family transcriptional regulator — translation MKKYISLIAILLLSTAGLFAQSIYDIRNAIDFFESNKMQRGEYRNTLTEDDIDGSPFLDDEFINGTVYTYQKIQFNDIPLRYNIFNDEMEFQTPDNKILAIAAPEIVEKAVVGENIISNIPYKIGNKIKRGYFILLTEGNVNLYARPEVRYQKPKEAAPYKDPEPAKFVERPHSYYLRLNEEAAVKVESKKDLRNFFSDHQNQVEDFIKENKVKPGKEDKLIELVKYYNSL, via the coding sequence ATGAAAAAATATATTTCTCTAATCGCCATATTATTACTTTCTACTGCGGGACTTTTTGCCCAAAGCATTTATGATATTCGTAACGCAATTGATTTCTTTGAATCGAACAAAATGCAACGTGGAGAATATCGGAATACGCTCACTGAAGATGATATTGATGGTTCTCCATTTTTAGATGATGAATTTATTAATGGCACCGTTTATACCTATCAGAAAATTCAGTTTAACGACATTCCTTTACGCTATAATATTTTCAATGACGAAATGGAGTTTCAAACGCCCGATAACAAAATTCTGGCAATTGCGGCACCTGAAATTGTTGAAAAAGCTGTAGTTGGAGAAAATATAATTTCAAATATTCCGTATAAAATCGGTAATAAAATTAAACGTGGTTACTTTATACTTTTAACCGAAGGAAATGTAAATTTATATGCACGCCCTGAAGTACGCTACCAAAAACCAAAAGAAGCAGCTCCTTACAAAGATCCCGAACCGGCTAAATTTGTTGAACGCCCACACTCCTATTATTTAAGACTTAATGAGGAAGCTGCCGTGAAGGTGGAATCCAAAAAGGATTTGAGAAATTTTTTCTCCGATCATCAGAATCAAGTTGAGGATTTTATAAAAGAGAATAAAGTAAAGCCCGGCAAAGAAGACAAATTGATTGAATTGGTGAAGTACTATAATTCATTATAA
- a CDS encoding aspartate/glutamate racemase family protein → MKTIGLVGGTGWVSTQEYYKIINETVNKKRGGLTFPEIILYSVNYGRIYACNQENDRDGVYSIVKKASEKVCTAGADFVALCANTLHFTYEQLRNEIDVPILHIADATAAAIKSKGLKKVGLLGTRETMELDFYKKRLAEQNIEVIVPEKPEREFIHYSILNELLKEIFLPETKTGFLAIMNKLAEKGAEGMILGCTEIPLLINQDDFEQPLLSTLELHAKAIADFAITDE, encoded by the coding sequence ATGAAAACAATAGGATTAGTTGGAGGAACAGGCTGGGTATCGACACAGGAATACTACAAAATAATTAACGAAACGGTAAATAAAAAACGGGGTGGATTAACCTTTCCTGAAATTATTTTGTACTCCGTAAATTACGGCAGAATTTATGCCTGTAACCAGGAAAACGACCGCGATGGAGTATATTCGATCGTTAAAAAAGCCAGCGAAAAAGTTTGTACTGCCGGTGCCGATTTTGTTGCGCTTTGTGCCAACACGCTTCATTTTACCTACGAGCAGTTACGAAATGAAATTGATGTTCCAATTCTCCATATTGCCGATGCCACAGCCGCTGCCATAAAATCTAAAGGGCTCAAAAAAGTGGGGCTTCTGGGAACACGCGAAACCATGGAACTCGACTTTTATAAAAAACGATTGGCCGAGCAAAATATCGAAGTTATCGTACCCGAAAAACCAGAACGTGAATTTATTCACTACTCCATATTAAATGAGTTATTAAAAGAAATTTTTCTGCCGGAAACCAAAACCGGATTTCTGGCAATAATGAATAAACTAGCCGAAAAAGGTGCAGAAGGCATGATTCTTGGATGCACAGAAATTCCTTTACTGATAAACCAGGATGACTTTGAGCAGCCGTTGTTGAGCACGCTGGAATTACACGCCAAAGCCATTGCCGATTTTGCTATTACAGATGAATAA
- a CDS encoding peptidase U32 family protein codes for MQKPELLLPVGNPESFYAALRGGADAVYLGLKQFNARGRAKNFTNGQLVTILQEAKKKNIQVYITLNTVIKNNEIPELLDSLNFLNQVGVHGVIIQDWGVFYIARTYFPNLVLHASTQMGIHNSTGANYAHKKGIERVVLARELTLRELTKICKKSEVETEVFIHGALCYSFSGMCLYSSYAGGRGANRGLCTQPCRRTYTAQNANQYLFNLKDNQLIDLVARFGKMGVNSLKVEGRMKSGEYTYRVAQAYRIAMDEPAEQEKAKELLSLDFGREKTAYFMGKDIKTAVAEKTVAGVFLGKVERIKGQYIWLTSHMNIEPGFRLRFHIPGTEKQETVKVREMANENGLFQIHSGGKQVKANSEVYLSGINDVKFPSKLEDTRTHFKELKYGHKQKIIGALKGKDNARKEEFYFRINSMEWLKKMNLNEMDGLFLAFSKITWSRFDPEVPFIQKFKGKIYIELPKFIQQDAIQFYRELIARMVKCGLQNFVVSHISQVDLIPPKCRIIANENVYVFNDAAAHFIKKDGVSRFSYPQEIDFETLFSLSHKDGIVPVYFYPELFHSRMPIAMKNGTDELVDDMNIQLRRFRRNGITSIVPQIPVSISQSKNKLVKNGFYRFLIDLCYEPVSKHRAKTVKNRIMRSEQIQPSNSFNFNKGLK; via the coding sequence ATGCAAAAACCGGAACTTCTTTTACCCGTAGGAAATCCAGAATCTTTTTACGCTGCTTTGCGTGGTGGAGCTGATGCTGTTTACCTGGGATTAAAACAATTTAATGCTCGCGGAAGGGCAAAGAATTTTACCAACGGCCAGCTTGTTACCATCTTACAAGAAGCAAAAAAGAAGAACATCCAGGTTTATATTACCCTTAATACAGTAATAAAAAACAACGAAATTCCGGAATTACTTGATTCCCTGAATTTTTTGAATCAGGTTGGCGTTCATGGCGTTATCATTCAGGATTGGGGCGTATTTTATATCGCTCGAACGTATTTTCCAAACCTGGTTTTGCATGCCAGCACACAAATGGGAATTCATAATTCTACCGGAGCTAATTATGCACATAAAAAAGGTATAGAACGAGTTGTACTTGCCCGCGAACTCACCTTGCGAGAACTCACCAAAATTTGTAAAAAAAGTGAAGTTGAAACCGAGGTTTTTATTCATGGTGCGCTGTGTTATTCTTTTTCAGGAATGTGTTTGTACAGCAGCTATGCGGGAGGCAGGGGTGCCAATCGCGGGCTTTGTACACAGCCTTGCCGACGCACTTACACAGCCCAAAATGCAAACCAGTACCTGTTTAACCTGAAGGATAATCAATTGATTGATTTGGTTGCCCGTTTCGGGAAAATGGGCGTGAACAGTTTAAAAGTTGAGGGGCGCATGAAATCGGGAGAATACACTTACCGGGTAGCGCAGGCTTACCGAATTGCGATGGACGAGCCTGCTGAACAGGAAAAAGCAAAAGAGCTTTTATCGCTTGATTTTGGACGTGAGAAAACAGCATACTTTATGGGGAAAGACATAAAAACAGCAGTTGCAGAGAAAACAGTTGCCGGTGTTTTTCTTGGGAAAGTAGAACGAATAAAGGGACAGTATATTTGGTTGACTTCGCACATGAACATTGAGCCGGGTTTTCGTTTGCGTTTTCACATTCCGGGCACTGAAAAACAGGAAACAGTGAAAGTGCGCGAAATGGCTAATGAGAATGGATTGTTTCAAATTCATTCGGGAGGAAAACAGGTAAAAGCAAATAGCGAAGTTTATCTGTCGGGGATTAACGATGTAAAGTTTCCATCGAAACTGGAGGATACCCGAACTCATTTTAAGGAACTGAAATACGGGCACAAACAAAAGATAATAGGAGCTTTGAAAGGCAAGGATAATGCCCGGAAAGAGGAATTTTATTTTCGTATTAATTCGATGGAATGGCTGAAGAAAATGAACCTTAATGAAATGGATGGTTTGTTTTTGGCTTTTTCAAAAATTACCTGGAGCCGTTTTGATCCGGAGGTGCCATTCATTCAAAAGTTTAAGGGGAAAATCTATATCGAATTGCCAAAATTTATTCAGCAAGATGCCATACAATTTTACCGCGAATTGATTGCCCGAATGGTGAAATGTGGATTGCAAAACTTTGTTGTCAGTCATATTTCGCAGGTAGATTTGATTCCTCCAAAGTGCCGGATTATTGCCAATGAGAATGTGTATGTTTTTAATGATGCTGCAGCCCATTTTATAAAAAAAGACGGAGTGAGTCGTTTTTCCTATCCACAGGAGATTGATTTTGAGACTTTATTTTCACTATCGCATAAAGATGGAATTGTGCCGGTTTATTTCTATCCCGAGCTTTTTCATTCGAGAATGCCAATTGCAATGAAAAATGGGACTGATGAATTGGTGGATGATATGAATATTCAGTTACGTCGTTTTCGTAGAAATGGTATCACTTCAATTGTTCCTCAGATTCCGGTTTCAATTTCGCAATCGAAAAATAAACTAGTAAAGAACGGATTCTATCGGTTTTTAATTGATCTGTGTTATGAACCGGTTTCAAAACACCGGGCAAAAACGGTAAAAAATCGTATTATGCGTTCAGAACAAATTCAACCTTCGAATTCTTTCAACTTTAATAAGGGTTTAAAGTAG
- the rho gene encoding transcription termination factor Rho, giving the protein MYDILELNKKLVPELKEIAKELKIKRVESYKKQDLIYKILDTQAVLEAEKKGPKNSPKEEKGGAGNRHKQIDRDPQNTDETRRSKRPRQRVETVKREKVGSGPKKKQGDKKHDDNFQTRQDQIKAIIKGFNREKAPEDEKAQKPQKVENAEKQEEPKVAPQQEQAPEKKQEQQKPVVKVQKQKEQPQKEQQQPQQRGGQQRNQQSQQNQQKQNSGGKDDRQRPQNRNQQQNQHQGNRQKQRQFEFEGIITNTGVLEILADGYGFLRSSDYNYLNSPDDIYVSQSQIKLFGLKTGDTVRGTVRPPKEGEKYFPLIKVQEINGRSPEFIRDRIPFEHLTPLFPDEKFNLTGNGHDNISTRIVDMFAPIGKGQRGLIVAQPKTGKTVLLKDIANAIAANHPEVYMIVLLIDERPEEVTDMARSVHAEVIASTFDEPADKHVKVANIVLEKAKRMTECGHDVVILLDSITRLARAYNTVQPASGKVLSGGVDANALHKPKRFFGAARNIEQGGSLTIMATALTETGSKMDEVIFEEFKGTGNMELQLDRKLSNKRIFPSVDIPTSSTRREDLLFSKEMLDKLWILRNYLGDMNALEAMEFMKTRLMRTRSTEEFLASMNDG; this is encoded by the coding sequence ATGTATGATATTTTAGAACTGAACAAGAAACTTGTTCCTGAATTAAAAGAGATCGCTAAAGAGCTCAAAATTAAACGTGTAGAATCCTACAAAAAGCAGGATCTCATTTATAAAATTTTAGATACACAAGCTGTTCTTGAGGCTGAAAAGAAAGGCCCAAAGAATTCTCCTAAAGAAGAAAAAGGAGGAGCTGGTAATCGTCATAAACAAATCGATAGAGATCCTCAGAATACCGATGAAACGCGCCGTTCAAAACGACCACGCCAAAGGGTAGAGACCGTTAAGCGAGAAAAAGTGGGTTCGGGTCCTAAAAAGAAACAAGGTGACAAAAAACATGACGATAATTTTCAAACTCGTCAGGACCAGATTAAAGCCATTATAAAAGGCTTTAACAGAGAGAAAGCTCCCGAGGATGAGAAAGCTCAAAAACCACAAAAAGTTGAAAACGCTGAAAAACAAGAGGAACCCAAAGTAGCCCCTCAGCAGGAACAAGCTCCTGAAAAGAAACAAGAGCAGCAAAAACCTGTAGTAAAAGTTCAAAAACAAAAAGAGCAGCCACAAAAAGAGCAGCAGCAACCGCAACAACGTGGTGGTCAGCAAAGAAATCAACAATCTCAGCAAAACCAGCAAAAACAAAATAGTGGTGGAAAAGACGACCGCCAAAGACCACAAAATAGAAACCAACAACAAAACCAACATCAGGGAAATCGCCAAAAACAACGTCAATTCGAGTTTGAAGGTATTATTACCAATACCGGTGTTTTAGAGATTTTGGCAGATGGTTACGGTTTCTTACGTTCATCGGATTACAATTATTTGAATTCGCCTGATGATATTTATGTGTCACAATCGCAAATAAAACTTTTTGGTCTTAAAACCGGCGATACGGTTAGAGGTACTGTTCGCCCACCAAAAGAAGGAGAAAAATATTTCCCATTAATTAAAGTGCAGGAGATTAACGGACGAAGCCCTGAATTTATTCGCGACCGCATACCTTTCGAACACTTAACTCCTTTATTTCCTGATGAAAAATTTAATCTTACAGGAAATGGCCACGACAACATTTCAACACGAATTGTTGATATGTTTGCACCAATTGGTAAAGGTCAGCGAGGTTTGATTGTTGCACAGCCCAAAACGGGTAAAACAGTATTACTGAAAGATATTGCCAATGCAATTGCAGCCAATCACCCGGAAGTTTATATGATCGTACTTTTGATCGACGAACGTCCGGAAGAGGTTACAGATATGGCACGTAGCGTACATGCCGAAGTTATTGCATCAACTTTTGATGAGCCGGCAGACAAACACGTTAAAGTGGCTAACATTGTATTGGAAAAAGCAAAACGAATGACAGAATGTGGCCACGATGTGGTTATCCTTTTAGACTCGATTACACGTTTGGCACGTGCTTACAACACCGTTCAACCTGCATCGGGGAAAGTACTTTCGGGTGGTGTTGATGCCAATGCTTTACATAAACCAAAACGTTTCTTTGGTGCAGCAAGAAACATTGAACAAGGCGGTTCGTTAACCATTATGGCCACGGCTCTTACTGAAACCGGATCCAAAATGGATGAAGTAATTTTTGAAGAGTTTAAAGGTACCGGTAATATGGAACTGCAGCTCGACAGAAAATTGTCGAACAAGCGTATTTTCCCTTCGGTGGATATTCCAACATCAAGTACTCGTCGCGAAGATCTTTTGTTCTCCAAAGAGATGCTCGACAAACTTTGGATTTTGCGCAACTACCTTGGCGATATGAATGCATTGGAAGCAATGGAATTTATGAAAACAAGACTGATGCGAACCAGAAGTACAGAAGAATTTCTTGCTTCGATGAACGATGGATAA
- a CDS encoding class I SAM-dependent methyltransferase, with protein MNNFWNDRYSATEYAYGEAPNDFLKKELPKLAPGKVLFPAEGEGRNAVYAAKLGWEVTAFDPSIEGKRKALLLANKHNISINYEVIDYQNANFKESYFDCICLTYAHMPGNMRNNVHQKLASFLKPGGTLILEGFSKEQINRNTGGPKDISFLFDEKELKNDFSSFRMINTQKSEIRLNEGLYHRGLASIIRLTGIK; from the coding sequence ATGAACAATTTTTGGAACGATAGATACAGTGCAACAGAATATGCATACGGGGAAGCACCTAACGATTTTTTGAAAAAGGAATTGCCAAAACTAGCACCGGGTAAAGTACTGTTCCCCGCAGAAGGAGAAGGCCGAAATGCTGTATATGCAGCAAAGTTAGGATGGGAAGTAACAGCATTCGACCCTAGTATTGAAGGAAAAAGAAAAGCGCTCCTATTAGCTAATAAGCATAATATTTCAATCAATTACGAAGTAATAGATTATCAAAATGCCAACTTTAAAGAAAGTTATTTTGATTGTATTTGTTTGACATATGCCCATATGCCGGGAAATATGCGTAACAATGTCCACCAAAAACTAGCTTCCTTTTTAAAACCCGGAGGAACATTAATCCTTGAAGGATTTTCTAAAGAACAAATTAACAGAAATACAGGAGGACCTAAGGATATCAGCTTTCTTTTTGATGAAAAAGAATTAAAAAACGATTTCAGTAGTTTTAGAATGATAAATACACAGAAATCTGAGATCCGGTTGAATGAAGGTCTTTACCACCGTGGCCTTGCGTCAATTATCAGATTAACAGGAATTAAGTAA
- a CDS encoding TonB-dependent receptor plug domain-containing protein produces the protein MDNRFFTQIIFLVFLLFATNTQAQDRTIQGKVTTFENIPLSGVEVQVKSTKQLVKTDTLGRFKVACNVKDKLIFFAHGFNKQKVKLKENTKFVAVNLHLKPGEKGKALAIGYGHVQEEDKLSAISSLRDDNDDFSKYTDMYELIRGRFSGVQIIGDEVIIRGNKTLGSSNAALIVVDGIERDGNVLSILPPNTVKSIDILKDGGSAIYGSRGANGVVLIETKRGDENE, from the coding sequence ATGGATAACCGTTTCTTCACACAAATAATATTTTTAGTTTTTCTTTTGTTTGCCACTAACACTCAGGCTCAGGATCGAACTATTCAGGGCAAAGTAACTACATTCGAAAACATTCCCCTATCCGGAGTGGAAGTTCAGGTTAAAAGTACTAAACAGCTAGTTAAAACAGATACATTGGGGAGATTTAAAGTTGCGTGTAATGTCAAAGATAAATTGATTTTTTTTGCCCATGGATTCAATAAACAGAAGGTAAAACTAAAAGAAAATACAAAATTTGTTGCCGTTAATTTACACCTTAAACCTGGCGAAAAAGGGAAAGCACTAGCTATAGGTTATGGACATGTACAGGAAGAAGATAAATTGAGTGCGATTTCAAGTTTAAGGGACGACAATGATGATTTTTCGAAGTATACCGACATGTATGAACTAATAAGGGGCAGATTTTCGGGAGTGCAGATAATTGGTGATGAAGTGATAATCCGCGGAAATAAAACGTTGGGAAGTAGCAATGCCGCATTAATTGTAGTCGATGGAATTGAGCGGGATGGGAATGTATTAAGTATCCTCCCCCCTAATACGGTAAAAAGTATTGATATTTTAAAAGATGGTGGTTCTGCCATTTATGGTTCCAGGGGAGCAAATGGAGTCGTTCTCATCGAAACAAAAAGAGGCGACGAAAATGAATAA
- a CDS encoding FAD-binding and (Fe-S)-binding domain-containing protein produces MATTNKFNQLKAQLEGDLYFDNVQRVLYSTDASQYKEMPLAVTKPKNKEDIKKIIAFARENNSNIIPRGAGTSLAGQVVGNGIVVDVSKYMNKILEFNKEENYVIVEPGVVLAELNLFLAEQGLQFGPETSTANRCVIGGMLGNNSCGLHSLVYGSVRQHVLEIDAILSDGSETTFKELSIEEFQDKLNGNPNQQEKAIYSNINDLLSNNQNREEIVKNFPDPKLTRRNMGYAIDELMYANPFTEGGGKFNFCKLLAGSEGTLAFSTKIKLNIIPLPPKFKGLVCAHFETLEESLLANLIALKYKPTAIELMDDPVMQAAKQNIEQAKNRFFVEGDPGAMLMIEFSFETEKELTATAAALEKEMKEAGLGYHYPLVTGADRIKRVWSLRTAGLGLLANIPGDRKGVPGIEDTAVHPEYLPNYVADIKVVLKKLGLDSVFYAHIATGEIHFRPLINFKDPKDVELFDTLMNEVAKLVKKYRGSMSGEHGDGRARGKFIPFMLGDQCYRMVKSVKTAWDPDNIFNPGKIVDTPPITESLRVIPGKAIPETDTYFDFSKNKGFFRTIEKCNGSGDCRKSEVIGGTLCPTFMATRDEDKSTRGRANILREFLYNNEKKDLFDHQEIYDILSLCISCKACKRECPSNVDMAKLKAEFLQNYYDIHGIPMRSRLIGYLPRLNKLAMVFRPISNFMMRTSLLKSTIGFSTERTLPALSKITLNRWIENGAPKPEAETKGKIYLFNDEFTNYNESDIGIKAILLLTKLGYEVKIPQTKESGRTFLSKGMVRTSKKVAAANINLLKDIITDETPLIGIEPSAILAFRDEYPELVEKDQQPAAEKLAKNALLFEEFIATEIEKGNISEEDFTADEQHILLHGHCQQKAVASTEPSKKMLSLPKNYFVKEIPSGCCGMAGSFGYEKEHYELSMQIGEMVLFPAVRTAKEDYIISAPGTSCRHHIKDGTNKTALHPVEVLYNALK; encoded by the coding sequence ATGGCAACTACAAATAAATTCAACCAACTTAAAGCCCAACTCGAGGGCGATCTATATTTTGATAACGTACAACGGGTGCTCTACTCAACCGATGCCTCGCAATACAAAGAAATGCCGCTGGCTGTTACTAAGCCCAAAAACAAAGAGGACATTAAAAAGATTATTGCCTTTGCCCGCGAGAACAATTCGAATATTATTCCGCGCGGAGCAGGTACATCATTGGCCGGTCAGGTAGTTGGAAATGGAATTGTTGTCGACGTTTCGAAATACATGAACAAGATCTTGGAGTTCAATAAAGAAGAGAACTACGTAATTGTTGAACCGGGTGTTGTTCTGGCTGAATTAAACCTGTTTTTGGCTGAGCAGGGACTGCAATTTGGACCGGAAACATCAACTGCCAACCGTTGTGTCATTGGCGGAATGCTGGGCAATAATTCGTGCGGTTTGCACTCGTTGGTTTACGGTAGTGTACGCCAGCACGTTTTAGAAATTGATGCCATTTTAAGCGACGGATCGGAAACGACATTTAAGGAATTAAGCATAGAAGAATTTCAGGATAAACTAAATGGAAATCCGAATCAGCAGGAAAAAGCAATTTACTCGAATATTAACGATCTGCTTTCCAATAATCAAAACCGGGAAGAGATTGTAAAAAATTTCCCCGATCCAAAACTTACCCGGCGAAATATGGGCTACGCCATCGACGAATTAATGTATGCCAATCCGTTTACCGAAGGTGGAGGAAAATTCAATTTCTGCAAGCTTCTGGCCGGCTCCGAAGGAACATTGGCCTTCTCTACAAAAATTAAGTTGAACATAATCCCACTGCCTCCAAAATTCAAAGGGCTTGTTTGTGCTCATTTTGAAACACTGGAAGAATCGTTACTGGCTAACCTGATAGCATTAAAATACAAACCAACTGCCATTGAATTAATGGACGATCCGGTAATGCAGGCGGCTAAACAAAACATAGAGCAGGCTAAAAACCGCTTTTTTGTAGAAGGCGATCCGGGTGCCATGTTAATGATTGAATTTTCGTTTGAGACCGAAAAAGAATTAACAGCTACAGCAGCCGCACTTGAAAAAGAAATGAAAGAAGCTGGTTTGGGATATCATTATCCTTTGGTAACCGGCGCCGACAGAATAAAACGTGTTTGGTCGCTTCGCACAGCCGGGCTGGGATTACTGGCTAATATTCCGGGCGACCGAAAAGGAGTACCGGGAATTGAAGACACAGCTGTTCATCCCGAGTACCTGCCCAATTATGTGGCCGATATAAAAGTTGTTTTGAAAAAATTAGGCCTAGATAGTGTGTTTTATGCGCACATTGCCACCGGAGAAATCCATTTCCGCCCACTCATAAACTTCAAAGATCCAAAAGATGTAGAGCTTTTCGACACGCTGATGAACGAAGTTGCAAAACTGGTAAAGAAATATCGCGGCTCGATGAGTGGCGAACATGGCGATGGAAGAGCTCGTGGAAAGTTCATCCCATTTATGCTGGGAGATCAATGCTACCGAATGGTAAAATCAGTGAAAACGGCCTGGGACCCGGATAATATTTTTAACCCCGGAAAAATTGTCGATACACCGCCCATAACCGAAAGCTTACGCGTAATTCCCGGTAAAGCGATTCCTGAAACGGATACCTATTTTGATTTCTCGAAAAACAAAGGCTTTTTCCGTACCATTGAGAAGTGCAACGGATCGGGCGATTGCCGAAAAAGTGAAGTTATTGGCGGCACCCTCTGCCCTACCTTTATGGCAACCCGCGACGAGGACAAAAGCACCCGTGGACGCGCGAATATTTTGCGCGAATTTCTGTACAATAACGAGAAAAAGGATCTTTTTGATCATCAGGAAATTTACGATATTTTAAGTCTGTGTATTTCGTGCAAAGCATGCAAAAGGGAGTGCCCGAGTAATGTTGACATGGCCAAATTAAAAGCCGAATTCCTGCAAAATTATTATGATATTCACGGAATTCCTATGCGTTCACGCTTAATCGGTTACCTCCCCCGTTTAAACAAGCTGGCAATGGTTTTTCGCCCCATTTCAAACTTTATGATGCGTACTTCGTTGCTGAAAAGTACCATAGGGTTTTCTACTGAACGGACACTTCCGGCGCTGTCGAAAATTACTTTAAACCGTTGGATTGAAAATGGAGCACCGAAACCTGAGGCCGAAACAAAGGGCAAAATTTATCTCTTTAACGATGAATTTACCAATTACAACGAAAGCGATATTGGAATTAAAGCCATACTATTGCTAACTAAATTAGGGTACGAAGTTAAAATTCCGCAAACCAAAGAAAGCGGACGTACTTTCCTCTCGAAGGGAATGGTACGAACGTCAAAAAAAGTAGCTGCTGCGAATATCAATCTTCTGAAAGACATTATTACTGACGAAACACCATTAATTGGCATTGAACCTTCTGCCATTCTGGCTTTCCGTGATGAATATCCTGAGTTGGTGGAAAAAGACCAGCAACCTGCTGCTGAAAAACTGGCAAAAAACGCACTTCTTTTTGAAGAATTTATTGCTACTGAAATTGAAAAAGGAAATATTAGTGAAGAAGATTTTACAGCAGATGAACAACATATATTACTGCACGGACATTGCCAGCAAAAGGCAGTAGCCTCAACCGAACCGTCTAAAAAAATGTTATCACTACCGAAAAACTATTTTGTAAAAGAAATTCCTTCCGGTTGTTGTGGAATGGCTGGTTCGTTTGGCTACGAAAAAGAACATTACGAACTCTCGATGCAAATTGGCGAGATGGTTCTTTTCCCTGCTGTTCGAACGGCAAAAGAAGATTATATTATTTCTGCACCGGGAACTTCATGTCGTCATCATATAAAAGATGGAACAAACAAAACTGCATTGCATCCTGTGGAGGTGCTGTATAATGCACTGAAATAA